A segment of the Candidatus Eisenbacteria bacterium genome:
GGTTCCGATCGCGAGCACCTGGGCGCGCGGCACCGGCGCGCCGGCGGCATCTCGGATCACTCCACAGAGCCGGGCCTCGAGTGTGGGCTTTCGGGACGTGGCCCGTGACGCTCGCGGCGCTTCGACGCGGGGTTTTGGAACGGCGGCGGGTTCCTCGGCGTTCGATTCATCGGAAGGTGAGGGTGAGAGAGACCGAACGATCGGCGGTGGTTCGCTGACGGCCGGTGCTTCATCCTCGACGATCGGTGGCGCGATCGGGTCGCGCGCGACCGCGATCCGGGGCGCGCTCGAGACGGAACCGGCATCGGTGCCGCCCGTGACGCCACTGACGCTCGAGGGCCGTGCGACCGGCCTGGCCGTCTGGGGTGTGCGTCGCAGATAGAGCAGTCCGCCGACCAGCAGCAGCAGCACGACGCCCAGCGTGGTCGCCACCATCGCGACGCGGCCCTCGAGATCGGAGGGCGAACCTCGACCGGTCGAGACGCGGGCTTCCGGGGTCGGATCGGACGCGGCGCGCGGTGCGGGATCGCGTTCGATCAGTACCAGCCGCGGCGGACGATGGGCGACGGGTGCGGCCGCGTCAGGTTCCGGCACGATCGACTTCGAGTCCGCGACGGGCTCGGCGGTCGACTCGACCGGCTCGATCGTCGGGCGCGGACGGGCGGCCGGCGCGCGTTCATCGCCGACTTCCGTTTCGACTTCGCGCAACAGCTGGTCGAAGAACGAGTCGCCGCCGTCGTGGGTGAGCAGGCGGGTCAGCACCTGCTGATGCGTCGCCAGCTCTTCGTACTGACCTCGGCACACGTCGCACTCGGCGAGATGCCGCACCACTTGATCTTGCGAGCCGCCCTGCAGCACGCCATCCACGGAAGCCGAGATCTGGAACGCGGTCAGGTGCCTCACGCCGCGTGCTCCCCGCTGACGGGCGGCAGCGCCGCAGTCAGCGCCGCACGCGCGTTCGAAAGCCGCGTGAGGATCGAGCCCGGGGCCGTCTGGAGTACCGCTTCGATGTCGCTGTACGGCAACCGCTCGACCACGCGCAGCGCCAGCGCGAGCTGATCGTCGGGCTCGAGGCTCGCGACCGCGGTCAGGTAGCGCATCGCGACGTCGACGTCGAGCTGGTCGTTCTCGACCGCCGGCAACGCAAGGGTCAGGTACTCGAGATCCGGCGCGGCCACGTTCGAGAGCGCCAGGTTACGCGTGATGCGCGCAAGCCACGGATAGATGCTGGCGGCCTCGGGCATGTAGCGCACGCCCTGCCGAGCTCGCACGAAGGTCTCGCGCGTGAGTTCGCGAGCACGCGTCACGTCGCGCGTGAGCGCGAACGCGAGCCGGTACACCGGGCGCAGATGATTCTGGACCAGCACCAGATAGGAGGCGCGGTCCCCACGACGCGCGCGCTGGAGGAGCCGATGCTCCTCGGCGGCGTCCATGCCGAAGTTGGAAGGTGCGTTGTCGTTCATGTCGGTGCGGTTCGGTTCGCCCGGACGTTATCGGCCGCTCGGGTGCTCGACCTGAGAAGAGTTTCGGGCAAATTGCCGTTCAGCATTGCGCGGCGCGGGGTGCTCGGGATTGCGGAGCCCGCATCGACACTTCTATGCTGCGGTCATACGAAACCCGCGCCTGGCGCGGCCGTCTCTCCTCTCGCACGGATGCGCCCATGGCCTTCGATGGCAATCTTTCCTCGCGCCTGCCGCGCGAACTGTTGACCGAGCTCCTGTCGCTGGCGCGCGCGAACGGCGCCGAGTTCGCCGAGGTCTACGGCGAGCACGCCGACGGCGCCGGATTCTCGTTCGAGGAGGACCGCCTCAAGACCTGCTCCTACTCCGTCACCGAGGGACTCGGAGTGCGCGCGGTGGTCGGCGAACAGACCGGCTACGCGTACGCCGACGGCTTCGCGCCCGACGATCTGCGCGAAGCGGCGCGAGTGGCCGCCCGCATCGCGCAGATCGTCGGGCGC
Coding sequences within it:
- a CDS encoding RNA polymerase sigma factor, whose translation is MNDNAPSNFGMDAAEEHRLLQRARRGDRASYLVLVQNHLRPVYRLAFALTRDVTRARELTRETFVRARQGVRYMPEAASIYPWLARITRNLALSNVAAPDLEYLTLALPAVENDQLDVDVAMRYLTAVASLEPDDQLALALRVVERLPYSDIEAVLQTAPGSILTRLSNARAALTAALPPVSGEHAA